GGAGGAAAAATTATGTGCGTAGGGGTACCCATGCGGCTCAAAGAGATAGACTATCCCCTGGGAGTGGCCGAGGCCGAAGGGGTGGAAATGCCGGTCTATCTCCACCTCATTCCCGAAGAAGAACTTTCCCCCGGAGACTGGGTAATCGTACACGTGGGCTTTGCCCTGCAAAAAATCCGCCCGGAAGAGGCCCGCGAGACCTGGGAAATCCTGCGCGAAATAGAAGCCCTCTCCGGCCATGCATGAGGCCTCTCTGGCTTTGGCCCTAGCCGAAGAACTCCTGGGGCTCCTCGAACGGGAAGGGGGACGAAAGGTGCTTTCTTTTACCGTAGAAGTGGGAGAACTTTCCGGGGTGGATCTGGAGGCCCTGCGGACGGCCTGCGAGGCCCTGATACGCACCCATCCCGCCCTTTCCCGGACCCGGATGGAGTTAAGAACCGTTCCGGCCTGCTGGCGGTGCCGGAACTGCGGAAGGACCTTCAAAGGTGACTGGTGGACCCTTTGTCCGGACTGCGGGGCCGAGGAAAGGGATCTCCTTTCCGGGGAGGAACTCCTCCTGCGGGAGGTGGAGCTGGAGGTCTAAAGGAGGAGGCCCATGTGTGAGAGTTGCGGTTGCGGGGAAAGATCCCTGCGGGTGGAGGTGGCCCGGGAAATCCTCTCGCGCAATAAAGAGGTGGCGGAGCGCAACCGGGCCTGGTTTCAGCGGCTGGGAGTCAAGGCCGTAAATCTGGTGGGTTCCCCCGGAGCCGGAAAGACCACCCTTATCGAGGCCACGGCCCGCGCCCTTTCCGGAAGGCGCCTGGCGGTCATTGAGGGGGACCCCGAAACCCGGCGGGACGCCGAGCGCCTGGAGTCCCTGGGGATCCCGGTGGCGGCCGTGACCACCGGGGGCGTGTGTCATCTGGATGCGGCCATGGTCCACCGGGCCTTTCACGAACTGGCCGGTCCTCCCCCGGAGATCCTTTTTATCGAAAACGTGGGCAACCTCCTGTGCCCCGCGGATTTTGACCTGGGAGAGGAGCTTTCCGTCGTGGTCCTTTCGGTGACCGAGGGAGAAGACAAACCCGAAAAGTATCCCCAGGCCTTCCGGCGGGCCCGGGCTCTGGTCCTTACCAAGCTGGATCTTCTGCCCTATGTGGACTTTGACCCGGAAAAGGTGGCCGAACGGGCCCGGAGGATCAATCCCGAAATAGAGATCTTTCGGGTCTCCGCCCGCACCGGAGAAGGCCTTGAGGAGTGGGTAAAGTTTCTTCTAGAATAAAAGGGCGCCGATTTGTCCTGCAGGGGCGGGTCCAGGGGGTGGGCTTCCGGCCCTTTGTGGCCCGCCTGGCGGCCCGGCTGGACCTCAAGGGTTGGGTAAGGAACGGCCCCGAGGGGGTAGAGCTTGCGGTCTGGGGCACCCCCAGGGCCCTTTCCGCCTTTTCCGCCTCCCTGATTTCCGAGCTCCCTCCCCTGGCCCGCCTCCAGAGGCTTCGCGTACGCGGACTGTCCGAGCCCCCTCCGGAAGGTTTTGCCATCGTGGAGACCCGGCAGGGGCCTTCCCACACCCTGGCCCCCCCGGATGTGGCCACCTGCCAAGCCTGTCTTTCGGAAATCCTGGACCCGGGTGACCGCCGCTTTGGCTATCCCTTTACCAATTGCACCGATTGCGGCCCCCGCTACACGGTGATCGAGGCCCTGCCCTACGACCGGCCTAAGACCTCCATGCGCTCCTTTGAAATGTGTCCGGAGTGCCTGGCCGAATATCGGGATC
This portion of the Thermosulfurimonas marina genome encodes:
- a CDS encoding HypC/HybG/HupF family hydrogenase formation chaperone, which codes for MCVGVPMRLKEIDYPLGVAEAEGVEMPVYLHLIPEEELSPGDWVIVHVGFALQKIRPEEARETWEILREIEALSGHA
- a CDS encoding hydrogenase maturation nickel metallochaperone HypA, producing MHEASLALALAEELLGLLEREGGRKVLSFTVEVGELSGVDLEALRTACEALIRTHPALSRTRMELRTVPACWRCRNCGRTFKGDWWTLCPDCGAEERDLLSGEELLLREVELEV
- the hypB gene encoding hydrogenase nickel incorporation protein HypB, which encodes MCESCGCGERSLRVEVAREILSRNKEVAERNRAWFQRLGVKAVNLVGSPGAGKTTLIEATARALSGRRLAVIEGDPETRRDAERLESLGIPVAAVTTGGVCHLDAAMVHRAFHELAGPPPEILFIENVGNLLCPADFDLGEELSVVVLSVTEGEDKPEKYPQAFRRARALVLTKLDLLPYVDFDPEKVAERARRINPEIEIFRVSARTGEGLEEWVKFLLE